The genomic stretch CCTTTCTAACTGTGAGGAGGAAACTAGAGAGCTCAATTAAGTAGGGCGTGTGTCTGTAAAAGCATGTTTTTAAGGTTCATCGCCGTCTCATTTTGAGGTCACGCAGAAAAGCAAAGGGTTGTTTTTACTATATTCAGCAGTTTATTGAGGGCGAGCAGTTAATTGGGTCCTTTATACAAGTGGGCCTGTGTTTAAATATATGCAGAGTTTTGAGAGAATTAGCTAGAGAATCTATGCGATGGATCATAAGATTCAGTTTATGTATACGTTTGGTATATTATTTAGGTTAAATAGAgaataaagtacctatttaaaaagatttattaatttacttttatatactAGCGTGCcttatttaatcatttatcTAAACCTacgttattaaataaatatctttgaaattattattatctgctGCCTTCACTGAAATATTGGAAAAAGgtgtaataaaaacatctataaaacattacaaaagACTTTAGACACAATTTATAAACTACTTCCCTTCAGTTAAGAGAGATAAGAACGACCACCATTAATATAGAAGGAAAAGTGGCAAACAAACTGAAAAgatcattttttaaatgtcagATCTTTGGTATTGATGGAAACAAATAGCTTTGGGCTGTGGctagattttaaaattacttaaattttagttaaatatacgttttaagtttatggtaattattatattattattcaagttaaatgaaataaaaaaaaacttttactaAAACAAAGCtataaattagatttaaaataaaaacagttgaacttcaaatgtttttaaatgtattaagggccgatttttcaatgcttgaataaaacttattcgtcgaataatgtataaaactaccattttaaaaacgtattctaattgcccgtgtTTGACAGTTttcgtgacattttaatattatcgtttaACTTTagtggacggataagttttatccaagcattgaaaaatcggccctaaaagaaacaataaattcattgtgggaataggataaaatattaagatgtatttcatgattactagttttatttttagtctgtgtttttctattatttaatctgtggacatgttatctgtagactgtagatttttggttgtctatgacttgactttgtgtttttttggtaatggtaatggaggattgttgaaatgtatttttgatatgtaaccggtgtctgggaaataaatcgattgggcgaatttggcttttcatttacaccatccccacataATTTGGGGGCTCGTCCGGGATACGGGATGgtggaataaagaaaaaacagacgAAGACTATGATGCCGGTGATTTAACCTGATTAAGAATTTACGAATTACGAACGAAGACTAAGATTTAAAGAAGCTTATGATTATACGATTACGACTTGAAgactataaaactttttatttacattattcaacATGCCGCCGAAACGAGtaaaagatgatgatgattgtggTGAACCATCGCCGCGTATTTCCTTCAATGACTTAGAGAAATCAATGACGCCATTTTCGGGTGATGATGCCTATGGCATCGAAACATTCGTAAAAGATTTTGAAGATATTTCCTCTTTAATGCAATGGGgcgaaatagaaaaactcaTATTTTCGAAGCGGCTTCTCGCGGGAACCGCCAAGCTATTTTTACGTTCACTAAGTGGGACCACCACGTGGGATACACTTAAGTCTGAGCTCCGTGAGGAATTTGGTAAGAAGTTGAACAGTGCAACTGTTCACAAGAGACTTTCAACTCGCCGGATGAAGATGAATGAGACTCAtcagcaatattttttacatatgaaGGAACTTGCAGTACTTGGGAATGTTGAAGATGAAGCCCTGATGGAATATGTCATCGACGGTATTAAAGACAGTGAgtccaacaaaaatattttatatggcgcttgtaacattaaagaattcagaaagaaattagacatttattcagaaattaagaaaaaatcatattcacCTAATAAGATTCAAAGTAATTCAGTATCAAAGTCCATTGgcatgaaaattcaaaaaacactACGAGTAAAGAGATGTTTCAATTGTGGAGATTTAGATCATGAGTCGCCTAATTGTACTAAAggcattaaatgttttaaatgcaaCTTGTTTGGCCATAAATCAACTGAATGttctaaaagtataaaaaagagtttggaaattatgtcaactaaaaataatattgatgtgaGACCTTTCAAgaagctgaaaataaataatattgatgtagaAGCCCTGATTGATACCGGAAGCGatgctaatttaataattatgtcttattttaggaagattcaaggtgaaaaattgttatcttATAGTTCAGGAACAACAGAAACTTTAACTGGAATAGCTGAAAaggaaatttatacaaaaggaTCTTTCACagcaaaaattgaaattgatgattgttattttgaaactttattttatgttgttgatGATGGCGCTATCCCTGTCAACATTATATTAGGAAATCCTGTACTGAAAgaagtagaaatcaattttaaatctgGAACTATCACTGCAACAAGAATATTACACCTTACAATGCTAgagaatgaaaatgaagatatcacaaatattgaaaataaagaatataagaataaaatacagaatattataaaagaatataaccCCAAAAGATGTACTAAAGAatcaaatgtaaaacttaaaatattattaaccgatGATGTACCAGTTTATCAGAATCCACGACGATTGTCACCTTTGGAGCTTAACATTGTTGACAAACAGATTAAAGAATGGCTTGATgaaggaataataaaaacaagtaagtCTGATTATGCTAGTCCAATTGTGCTTGCAAAAAAGAAGAATGGAATGTTATGGAAGATTAAggatggaaataaattaatggttgtacctaagaaaatgcaaaatgaaattataagaaaacatcATGAAAACGGACATTTTGGTTGTGTTAAGACTgaggaattaataaatagaaattattatatggagaatttaaaagaaaagattaaaacaaacattgataATTGCGTGGAATGTatacttaattcaaataaaagaggAAAGAAGGAAGGATTTCTACATGTAATAGATAAAGGTGATTTACCATTGTCTACTTACCATATTGATCATCTACGACTGTTGACTCATCTGGGACAGATGATTCTGCAGGATGACCGtgtgggaataggataaaatattaagatgtatttcatgattactagttttatttttagtctgtgtttttctattatttaatctgtggacatgttatctgtagactgtagatttttggttgtctatgacttgactttgtgtttttttggtaatggtaatggaggattgttgaaatgtatttttgatatgtaaccggtgtctgggaaataaatcgattgggcgaatttggcttttcatttacaccatccccacatGTATTTACAAGACATAATTGGACTGTCATTATCAGGATCAAGGGGAGCAAATAAACTGTAAAGATAAGTCTTAATCTACAACTAAATCCTATAATCCGCATACAGATCGAGAATTCTTCACTAATCCACTGatggttttaaaatttattcgccCAGAGGGTGCTATTATATAGCCGTTTCAAAAATGAACAGCGGTTATCTACGAGACGTAAAAACGTGTTCGGAATAACAATTCAGTTTGCCATCAACGTTGTCCTTGTAAAAGATCGATCCGCCCTAGTTTAAAAGCTCTTTGAATTAGGTTGGGTAAAGAACACTATTCCCGCGACAATTGGCGAGCCGTAATTGTTTTACATTCTTCCAAGTTTCTTTTGAAACTAGATATCATTTTGTTGGTGGCAAGTTTTATAAGcggtatgtaaataatatattttgaaggCCAATTAGGCTGATAGCTAAATCACTTTAAGAGCAGTAAAAGCAGTATGTCGCGGAACGATTTGCGTATTACtgtatacctattacctatacGATTTAAGGAGCTTTgttaagataaaaaataattgaaattaaaactgaCATGTTTTCAAtaaccataaaaatataaatcgtaAAAAACTGGAACGAATATTTCAATCGAATCGTAAAAACTCAATCCACAAATTGTGTCAATGTTGACTTTTCAGAATTGCTTATTACGTGTTCATTTAAATCCTCATATTTTGCAAATATTCACCAATTTTTCGAAACAAAACAGTAATTAAACGATATAATTGTAGAACTGAAACAtctctttcaaataaaattttacatttattccTAAATCACGATAAGAAGCTGGCGaagaacaaaacaaaaacGCTGTAAAGAATTCCCTTTGTATGCAGTTCCATAGCGGCTCAATAACGAGGAAGCAAACGCATTTCTTCGTACATTAAACAAAGTTAACATTCTACAATAGagaagaaaaattatttaagagtTTCCTTCATGAAAGGCTATTATATCCTTTAAAACTTTGTAACAAACTGTGCCTACATGCTTTTGTCTGGTTCTGAAGGCGGGTCGCTCTTATAATAACttcataaatacataaataacaaattcatTCTACGTCTAATATCCTCGAGTTGTTGAAGTTTTCAATTCTCTACAAAGGACGCTATTGTTAGAGCAAGAAAAGTTTTTACAAGTTATTCTCGGCTGCTTAACCGGTCCAAGAATGATGATAGTTAAGTTCAGTTAGAAAAGTCTTCAATAAAACCTTCTATTGGCTCTCGTCAATACTTATTTTAGAATTTCATTTCTCTTTCACTGCAAAATATCCAGGTACTTCATTCAATTTTTTAGAGTCAAAACAAAAAGGACTACTGCACAAAATTCTTTCTCATCTATGGCAATAATTTAACGTCCAATATAGTCTAAATCTTCAAGGATATTCTACCAGATTCGGAAACTAAACTTAGCACTAGCTAGACAGTTAATTCAACCATCAAGGATCGCAAAGCTGAGTAACTTGAATTTCAGTGCGTAGCATAGCTTTAGATTTTGGCCGCAGATGCAAATTTTGAGCCGATTATACAACTTCACGCGTTTCTGAATTTAGAAACGTTAAAAGCAGTCGGCTAAGTGCAGGTCTTAGCCTATATGGAACCATTAGGAAAAGCAAGACAATGTTTTAACACAATACTGTTTTAATAGAGTTGACTTATTTCCAACTTTTCTTTGTATTCATACAATTTCTAAGCGACTTAGGCAATAACGTAATGAAGCAAAGCAAACTTGATAATTTGTTTCCCGAAAGTGATGGAATTCaattcacaaataattttgccattataaattaaactttcgttattaaattatatacagtGATTGGAGTTGTGTGGAGGCATGCGTTCATACTTCAGAAACTCGAGTGATTGTTCTACAAATTTAAGTGCTTTCTACATTGTTTTGTGTATAAAGTTGACTAATGAATGCATTAATATCATgacctatttaatatttataaacaagttgcaggattttaaatttttaactatacCCAATTTAGAATACGATTAACAAATCATATTGTTATCTCTGCTCAGTTGTCATGACACAAAACTCTGCTCAGTTTTCGAAACTTTATACCATTTTGTCGTTATAGGTACTTCacaaatttttcaaaactttAAACAACTTTAAAATCTTGAAATGAGAATGAAATTAAAGAACTAAATGTAGACTTTCCGTGTAACAGAAATTTCCTTTCACATCCCAATTACGTATATTGCAATACGATAAACCTCCGTATTCAAGTCACaacttgttaaattttaacaaatccTAGTATTTACTTTCATGAAGCAAATTGGAACGTAAGGAAAATCTTAAGAAACGTCTAGCTAGCATTAGAACACGTTAGGTGTCCCACAGGGCACATAACGGAATACACCTCCCGCGGGAACGGTATGGATGACCGCAATTTAAATGTGCTGATTTCGTCTCGTTACTCCTAATGAGATTGACTAATTACATTCGCTGAGACTGCTTTGAGATTTATCAACATTTGTTCTAGGGTAGCTCTTATAAATGCTAATTAGAACCGTCTTGTATTTGGCGTTCTGTTCTTGATGTTTGTACTACGTATATAAAGTACTTTGAtgattttcttataaattaacgaatataaacaaaattaaataacaagatACAACATTGCGCGTTTAGTGCATCAACAAACTAGTTCGAAACTTCGCGAAACCACAAATTTGTACGAGCATCTTATTCAGTATGGCAAAGGATTAAAATTAACGTTAAAGATAGTCACGTAATAAACAAGCTTAAAACTTTTAACAACGCTATTCAAGCTTTAAACCGTGTTCGAAGTTATGTACGGCTATTTcctaagaaattaaagacgAAGTTGTCGTTTTAAAGGATCCAGTTAAAAGACTTAAAGAGTTATTTACGTTTAAACTAATTTGCAAGTTAAAGTAGCGCTCGAGTCTTGTAACTTTGATTAAAGTAGACAACTGCTAACTTTGCtttgacaaaataaaaaataaatattacttcagatttggaaaataatatattcgttTCGGAATCTTACTTCCATATTTACGTTCgcttattttatacacaaaatTGTGGCTATTTACTTACGCAAGCAATAAGCTTCTAATGCAGAATAACTTCAAGATTGTAGTTTCGAACACGAATATAACCTAAACATAACTGTTTGTCCTATTAGCATCAAAAACTACCAACTaacaaaaaatgcaaaaacatTTGCTATTTAGATTATCCAAGCAATCTGCGCTATAGTGGTTCAGAAGTCACATTCTGCCATTCCCAGTGATCGAACGAATAGCGCAAGTAATTTGTTAACagtattaataatgttaatggaGTGTGCCGTGTTGGTTCTACAAATTGTTCCCATAGGGAAATTGGATTCAGCTATTTTTTCATCGATTTCGCTACAGATTCCAACTCCGAATTTAATTACGATTTTCGAATTAGAGCAAAGCGAGATTGCTGTATTGGCATGTTCGGAATGAATGGAATTCTTACCTTTGAAGTTGAAGGATCATGAGATTTTAAAGTTCCGATAACTAACATTCAAAAAGTTGATTTaactttttcatttcattcccAAAAACGAAGGAGGTTCTCAGTTCAACTATATTATCTCTGGTTCTCTCGATAACTCCATAAATTTTCAACCAGTtgacgttattatttatttatttatttattatactttattgcattgaaaatacataaatacatataacaaaGACAAGACTACAGAAACAgcaaagggcggccttatcgctaggtagcgatctctaccaggcaactcAACAatcagatattatttttgtatttgataaaaaaaattatcatttggTCCCATTTTAGAATCTGAAATCGCGCACCTCCTCtcgattattttttgttcttttttttgtaGAAAAGAATTACGTACTTCACATACTTTTTAAACTTTAGCTTAACCTCTGTT from Colias croceus chromosome 16, ilColCroc2.1 encodes the following:
- the LOC123698552 gene encoding uncharacterized protein LOC123698552; protein product: MPPKRVKDDDDCGEPSPRISFNDLEKSMTPFSGDDAYGIETFVKDFEDISSLMQWGEIEKLIFSKRLLAGTAKLFLRSLSGTTTWDTLKSELREEFGKKLNSATVHKRLSTRRMKMNETHQQYFLHMKELAVLGNVEDEALMEYVIDGIKDRRFKVKNCYLIVQEQQKL